Proteins found in one Candidatus Hydrogenedentota bacterium genomic segment:
- a CDS encoding carbohydrate-binding family 9-like protein: protein YLCFQCEDADIWSFSDTPDDSLWDGDVAEFFVKPYRDQRFYYEFVFAPNGTLYDARYPSRGSGLASRFKGWSSGAKIATTINGTDNDYHDDDTGYIIEAAIPWAAFREAGKPATGTQWTFGAFRYDYSKLFEEPLLLKSFPGEATQGFHSYESYGEMRFVSR from the coding sequence TACCTTTGCTTCCAATGCGAGGACGCGGACATCTGGTCGTTTTCGGACACGCCTGATGATTCGTTGTGGGACGGCGACGTGGCCGAGTTTTTCGTGAAACCGTACCGCGATCAGCGGTTTTACTACGAGTTCGTGTTCGCGCCCAACGGCACGCTGTATGACGCGCGGTATCCAAGCCGGGGCTCGGGCCTCGCGAGCCGGTTCAAAGGCTGGAGTTCCGGCGCCAAAATCGCTACGACGATCAACGGCACCGACAATGACTACCATGACGACGATACCGGGTATATCATTGAAGCCGCCATACCGTGGGCGGCATTTCGCGAGGCCGGCAAACCCGCGACCGGCACGCAATGGACATTCGGAGCATTTCGGTACGATTATTCGAAGCTGTTCGAGGAGCCCTTGTTGCTCAAATCATTTCCGGGGGAGGCAACACAAGGATTTCACTCATACGAGAGCTACGGCGAGATGCGGTTCGTCTCGCGGTAA
- the glpK gene encoding glycerol kinase GlpK, with amino-acid sequence MARDFILALDQGTTSSRAILFDREGAVHGSCNAEFRQIYPQPGWVEHDPEDIWRTQCATAQRVLQEAGVAPRDVAAIGITNQRETALIWDRNTGEPIHNAIVWQCRRTTDICEQLIADGLTAAFRARTGLVLDAYFSGTKVKWLLDHVPGARKRAAKGELCFGTIDAWLLYKLTGKHATDPSNASRTLLYNIFEHRWDETLLNHLDVPPELLPGVMPTSCVFGETSVFGGSIPIGGMCGDQQSALFGQTAFGHLESKNTYGTGCFLLTNTGKTPVKSNHGLITTIAWDLGKGAEYALEGSVFIAGAVVQWLRDELRMIATAAESESVAAQVDDTGGVYVVPAFVGLGAPHWDMRARGIIVGLTRGSNRAHIVRAALESISFQTGDIIHSMESDTGASIPVLKVDGGAAANNLLMQHQANVLGIPVVRGQVTDTTALGAAFLAGLAVKIWPNQDALRGIWQEERTFTPVWNEDQRRQALSGWEHSIKMALLR; translated from the coding sequence ATGGCTAGGGATTTCATTCTTGCGCTGGACCAGGGCACGACTTCGTCCCGGGCCATTCTGTTTGATCGCGAAGGGGCCGTTCACGGCTCGTGCAATGCGGAATTCCGGCAAATCTACCCGCAACCCGGCTGGGTCGAACACGATCCCGAGGATATCTGGCGCACGCAGTGCGCCACCGCGCAACGAGTGCTGCAGGAAGCAGGCGTCGCCCCGCGCGACGTCGCCGCCATCGGTATCACCAACCAGCGCGAAACCGCCCTGATATGGGATCGGAACACGGGAGAACCCATCCACAATGCCATTGTCTGGCAATGCCGCCGCACCACGGATATCTGCGAACAATTGATCGCCGACGGCTTGACCGCCGCCTTTCGCGCTCGCACCGGCCTGGTGCTGGATGCGTACTTCTCCGGCACCAAGGTGAAATGGCTGCTCGACCACGTGCCGGGCGCCCGCAAACGCGCCGCAAAAGGAGAACTGTGTTTCGGCACGATCGACGCATGGCTGCTGTATAAACTCACGGGAAAACACGCGACGGATCCCAGCAACGCATCCCGGACCCTTCTCTACAACATATTCGAACACCGGTGGGACGAAACCCTTCTCAATCACCTTGACGTGCCCCCGGAGCTCTTGCCCGGGGTAATGCCCACGAGCTGCGTCTTTGGCGAAACAAGCGTGTTCGGCGGCTCGATACCCATCGGCGGCATGTGCGGCGATCAACAAAGCGCCCTGTTCGGCCAGACCGCCTTCGGACATCTCGAGAGCAAGAATACCTATGGCACCGGCTGCTTCCTGTTGACGAACACCGGAAAAACGCCGGTGAAATCGAATCACGGTCTCATTACGACCATCGCGTGGGACCTGGGAAAGGGCGCCGAGTATGCGCTCGAAGGCAGCGTATTCATCGCAGGGGCCGTCGTGCAATGGCTCCGCGACGAGTTGAGAATGATTGCGACCGCCGCGGAAAGCGAATCCGTCGCGGCGCAAGTCGACGACACGGGCGGCGTGTATGTCGTCCCTGCGTTCGTCGGTCTGGGCGCGCCCCATTGGGATATGCGCGCCCGCGGCATCATCGTGGGCTTGACGCGGGGAAGCAATCGCGCGCACATCGTGCGCGCCGCGCTCGAATCCATTTCGTTTCAAACGGGCGACATCATTCACAGCATGGAATCGGACACCGGTGCGAGCATTCCTGTCTTGAAAGTAGATGGAGGAGCCGCGGCTAATAATCTGCTTATGCAGCATCAGGCCAATGTCTTGGGAATCCCCGTCGTCCGCGGACAAGTCACTGATACAACAGCACTTGGGGCCGCATTCCTCGCGGGATTGGCCGTCAAAATCTGGCCCAATCAAGACGCTCTGCGGGGAATTTGGCAGGAAGAACGCACGTTTACCCCCGTGTGGAACGAGGATCAGCGACGCCAAGCGCTAAGTGGTTGGGAACATTCGATTAAGATGGCGCTGCTGCGATAA